The following coding sequences lie in one Arachis hypogaea cultivar Tifrunner chromosome 9, arahy.Tifrunner.gnm2.J5K5, whole genome shotgun sequence genomic window:
- the LOC112710208 gene encoding elongation factor 2 isoform X1, giving the protein MYLQVKFTAEELRRIMDYKHNIRNMSVIAHVDHGKSTLTDSLVAAAGIIAQEVAGDVRMTDTRADEAERGITIKSTGISLYYEMSDEALKNYKGERQGNEYLINLIDSPGHVDFSSEVTAALRITDGALVVVDCIEGVCVQTETVLRQALGERIRPVLTVNKMDRCFLELQVDGEEAYQTFSRVIENANVIMATYEDPLLGDCQVYPEKGTVAFSAGLHGWAFTLTNFAKMYASKFGVDESKMMERLWGENFFDPATKKWTSKNTGSATCKRGFVQFCYEPIKQIINTCMNDQKDKLWPMLQKLGVTMKSDEKDLMGKALMKRVMQTWLPASTALLEMMIFHLPSPAKAQKYRVENLYEGPLDDQYAAAIRACDPEGPLMLYVSKMIPASDKGRFFAFGRVFSGRVSTGLKVRIMGPNYVPGEKKDLYVKSVQRTVIWMGKRQETVEDVPCGNTVAMVGLDQFITKNATLTNEKEVDAHPIRAMKFSVSPVVRVAVQCKVASDLPKLVEGLKRLAKSDPMVLCTIEESGEHIVAGAGELHLEICLKDLQEDFMGGAEIIKSDPVVSFRETVLERSCRTVMSKSPNKHNRLYMEARPMEDGLAEAIDDGKIGPRDDPKVRSKILSEEYGWDKDLAKKIWCFGPETTGPNMVVDMCKGVQYLNEIKDSVVAGFQWASKEGALAEENMRAICFEVCDVVLHADAIHRGGGQIIPTARRVFYASQLTAKPRLLEPVYLVEIQAPEQALGGIYSVLNQKRGHVFEEMQRPGTPLYNIKAYLPVIESFGFSSTLRAATSGQAFPQCVFDHWDMMSSDPLESGSQASQLVMDIRKRKGLKEQMTPLSEYEDKL; this is encoded by the exons ATGTATTTACAGGTGAAGTTCACAGCTGAAGAGCTCCGTCGTATTATGGACTACAAGCATAATATCCGTAACATGTCTGTGATTGCTCATGTCGATCACG GAAAATCAACTCTCACCGATTCTCTGGTGGCTGCTGCTGGAATTATTGCACAAGAAGTGGCAGGTGATGTCCGAATGACTGATACCCGGGCAGATGAAGCTGAGCGTGGTATTACAATCAAGTCTACTGGTATCTCTCTCTACTATGAAATGAGTGATGAAGCCCTCAAGAATTACAAGGGAGAACGCCAAGGAAACGAGTATCTCATCAATCTCATTGATTCACCCGGGCATGTCGATTTCTCATCAGAGGTTACTGCTGCTCTCCGTATTACTGACGGAGCTCTAGTGGTGGTGGATTGTATTGAAGGTGTCTGTGTGCAAACTGAAACTGTGCTGCGACAGGCCCTTGGAGAAAGGATTAGGCCTGTTCTGACTGTCAACAAGATGGACAGATGCTTCCTGGAGCTCCAGGTGGATGGAGAGGAGGCTTACCAGACCTTCTCAAGGGTTATTGAGAATGCCAATGTGATCATGGCTACATATGAAGATCCATTGCTTGGTGATTGCCAGGTATACCCAGAGAAAGGAACAGTTGCTTTCTCTGCTGGTTTGCACGGCTGGGCTTTTACCTTGACGAACTTCGCAAAAATGTATGCCTCAAAATTTGGTGTTGATGAATCAAAGATGATGGAAAGGCTCTGGGGTGAAAACTTCTTTGATCCTGCTACAAAGAAATGGACCAGCAAGAACACTGGTAGTGCTACATGTAAACGTGGGTTTGTCCAGTTCTGTTATGAGCCCATCAAGCAAATAATCAACACTTGTATGAATGACCAGAAGGATAAACTCTGGCCTATGTTGCAGAAGTTGGGAGTTACCATGAAGTCTGATGAGAAGGACTTGATGGGTAAAGCATTGATGAAACGTGTCATGCAAACCTGGCTCCCAGCAAGTACTGCACTCTTGGAAATGATGATATTTCACCTTCCCTCTCCAGCTAAGGCCCAAAAGTATCGTGTTGAGAATTTGTATGAGGGTCCCCTGGATGATCAATATGCTGCTGCAATTAGAGCCTGTGATCCTGAAGGCCCTCTAATGCTTTATGTCTCTAAGATGATTCCTGCATCTGACAAGGGTCGGTTCTTTGCTTTCGGCCGTGTTTTCTCTGGGAGGGTGTCAACTGGTCTGAAGGTCAGAATTATGGGACCAAATTACGTTCCTGGTGAGAAGAAAGACCTGTACGTGAAAAGTGTGCAGAGGACTGTCATTTGGATGGGAAAGAGGCAGGAAACAGTGGAGGATGTTCCTTGTGGTAACACAGTTGCCATGGTTGGTTTGGATCAATTTATCACAAAGAATGCCACATTGACAAATGAGAAGGAAGTGGATGCCCATCCGATCCGAGCCATGAAGTTTTCTGTCTCACCTGTTGTGCGTGTTGCTGTTCAGTGTAAGGTTGCATCTGATCTTCCTAAGCTTGTTGAAGGTCTCAAGAGGTTGGCCAAATCAGATCCTATGGTTCTCTGTACTATTGAGGAGTCAGGAGAGCACATTGTTGCTGGTGCCGGTGAGCTTCATTTAGAAATTTGCTTGAAGGACTTGCAAGAAGATTTCATGGGAGGAGCTGAGATCATCAAGTCTGACCCTGTTGTGTCTTTCCGTGAGACTGTTCTGGAGAGGTCATGCCGCACTGTCATGAGCAAGTCACCCAACAAGCACAACCGTCTCTATATGGAAGCTAGGCCAATGGAGGATGGTCTTGCAGAGGCCATTGATGATGGCAAGATTGGACCAAGAGATGATCCCAAAGTCCGCTCCAAGATCTTGTCTGAAGAGTATGGTTGGGACAAGGATCTTGCCAAGAAAATCTGGTGTTTTGGCCCTGAAACCACTGGACCCAAcatggtggttgatatgtgtaAGGGAGTCCAGTACTTGAATGAAATCAAGGACTCCGTGGTTGCAGGCTTCCAGTGGGCTTCAAAGGAAGGTGCTCTGGCCGAAGAAAACATGAGAGCTATCTGCTTTGAAGTCTGTGATGTTGTCCTTCATGCTGATGCTATCCATAGAGGTGGTGGTCAGATTATTCCTACTGCCAGGAGAGTCTTCTATGCTTCCCAGTTGACCGCCAAGCCCAGGCTTCTTGAGCCTGTCTACTTGGTTGAAATCCAAGCTCCTGAACAAGCTCTTGGCGGTATTTACAGTGTTCTGAACCAGAAGCGTGGACATGTGTTTGAGGAAATGCAGAGGCCTGGTACCCCGCTCTACAATATCAAGGCCTACCTCCCTGTCATTGAGTCCTTCGGATTCTCCAGCACCTTGAGAGCTGCAACTTCTGGTCAAGCTTTCCCACAATGTGTCTTTGATCATTGGGACATGATGTCTTCTGATCCATTGGAGTCCGGATCCCAAGCTTCACAACTGGTCATGGATATCCGCAAGAGGAAAGGTTTGAAGGAGCAAATGACCCCCCTCTCCGAGTACGAGGACAAGCTTTAA
- the LOC112710209 gene encoding uncharacterized protein translates to MPPRTVKRGGTPGRRGGRGGRGPSKAAQNQQQQQPNPEAVEEAGKLEEKPIMEDEPKAEVNPVLEEKPVVVEEEKPFVEEQAIDMNQMAPEAVEEAATTHVHNGSAVAKNEEEEVKESIDEYEKDERLDLEDNDPEYEPEEYIAVDYDEKEIEQDEVHQVVDEVEEETEDNAGEEEGDTGEEEVEDVHDEIEGEEDEEHAGDEHEHADLVDVEEEEHREVVKERKKRKEFEVFVGGLDKDATEDDLRKVFSEVGVVTEVRLMMNPQTKKNKGFAFLRFETVEQAKRAVAELKNPVINGKQCGVTPSQDSDTLYLGNICKTWTKEALKEKLKHYGVTNVEDITLVEDSNDEGKNRGFAFLEFSSRSDAMDAFKRLQKRDVVFGVDKPAKVSFADSFIDPGDEIMAQVKTVFIDALSPSWDEDYVRDLLKKFGDLEKIELARNMPAARRKDYGFVTFATHEAAVRCAESISGTELGEGDKKAKVRARLSRPLQRGRGKHISRGDYRPGRGSATMARPSWSRPAPRSFPPPRTVRGIGSRLPPVRPVSVRDRRPIMSVPVRSRPVPPPARSYERRPPPPTYPKVSTKRDYVRREDIPPPRSRVATDYGSRMASERRPSYRDYPARGPAYSDIPRSTARAAPRRGYVDDGYGQRFERPPPPPPSAHMSYREGRPRDYDALSGSKRSYASIDDVPSRYADTSARQSRARLDYEYGGSGSQYGDAYGDRLGRSSLGYGGSSRSSMSSQDSHGMYSSRQGMGYGGGSFGNSDVGGMYSSSYGGDYISRGSDVGGSSYSTMYSGRGVGGSSSYMGGGGGSGSYY, encoded by the exons ATGCCTCCGAGAACGGTGAAGCGTGGCGGCACTCCGGGAAGAAGGGGTGGAAGAGGAGGCCGGGGGCCCTCGAAGGCCGCGCAgaatcagcagcagcagcagccgaACCCTGAAGCTGTGGAGGAAGCGGGGAAGCTCGAGGAGAAGCCGATTATGGAGGATGAGCCAAAAGCCGAAGTGAACCCTGTTCTTGAAGAGAAACCTGTCGTTGTTGAAGAGGAGAAGCCCTTTGTTGAGGAACAAGCGATTGATATGAATCAAATGGCCCCTGAAGCTGTAGAAGAAGCAGCGACAACACACGTGCATAATGGATCAGCTGTGGCGAAAA ACGAGGAAGAGGAGGTTAAGGAGTCTATAGATGAATATGAAAAAGATGAACGGTTAGATTTGGAGGATAATGATCCCGAATATGAACCGGAGGAATATATTGCAGTTGATTATGATGAGAAGGAAATTGAACAAGACGAGGTTCATCAGGTGGTTGATGAAGTAGAGGAAGAAACGGAGGATAATGCCGGTGAAGAAGAGGGTGACACAGGTGAGGAAGAAGTTGAAGATGTTCATGATGAAATTGAGGGTGAAGAAGATGAGGAGCATGCTGGAGACGAGCATGAGCATGCTGATTTGGTTGATGTGGAGGAAGAGGAACACCGTGAAGTTGTAAAGGAgagaaaaaagaggaaagaatTTGAAGTATTTGTTGGGGGCCTTGACAAGGATGCTACTGAAGATGATCTGAGGAAGGTGTTCAGTGAAGTTGGGGTGGTCACTGAAGTCAGGCTGATGATGAATCCTCAGACTAAAAAAAATAAGGGATTTGCATTCCTGCGCTTTGAAACCGTGGAACAAGCTAAACGAGCTGTAGCAGAGCTCAAAAATCCAGTG ATTAACGGAAAACAATGTGGTGTAACACCAAGTCAGGATAGTGATACCCTCTATTTGGGAAACATATGCAAGACATGGACAAAGGAAGCT TTAAAGGAAAAGTTAAAGCATTATGGAGTTACAAATGTTGAGGATATAACACTAGTAGAAGATAGTAATGATGAAGGAAAGAACCGAGGATTTGCATTTTTGGAATTTTCCTCTCGGTCAGATGCTATGGATGCATTTAAACGACTTCAAAAGAGAGATGTTGTGTTTGGAGTAGATAAGCCTGCAAAGGTTTCCTTTGCAGATTCCTTTATTGACCCGGGTGATGAAATTATGGCACAG GTCAAAACTGTTTTTATTGATGCACTCTCTCCTTCATGGGATGAAGATTATGTTCGGGATCTTCTTAAGAAATTTGGGGACCTAGAAAAGATTGAACTTGCCAGGAACATGCCAGCTGCCCGTAGGAAAGACTATGGATTTGTTACATTTGCCACACATGAGGCTGCAGTAAGATGTGCTGAAAGTATTAGCGGTACAGAGTTGGGTGAAGGTGACAAGAAG GCAAAAGTTAGGGCTAGGTTGTCAAGACCACTTCAGAGAGGCCGTGGAAAACATATCAGTCGTGGGGACTACCGCCCTGGTCGTGGTTCTGCAACAATGGCCAGACCTTCATGGAGCCGACCTGCACCACGTAGTTTTCCTCCCCCTCGCACGGTTAGGGGAATTGGAAGTCGTCTTCCACCAGTCAGGCCAGTTAGTGTGAGAGATAGACGTCCTATCATGTCAGTGCCAGTAAGAAGTAGGCCTGTGCCTCCTCCAGCCAGATCCTATGAGAGGAGACCTCCTC CTCCTACATATCCTAAAGTTAGTACGAAGAGAGATTATGTTCGACGTGAGGACATACCGCCTCCTAGAAGTAGAGTTGCTACAGATTATGGTTCAAGGATGGCCTCTGAAAGACGTCCATCATACAGGGATTATCCAGCCCGTGGTCCTGCATATTCTGATATTCCAAGAAGTACGGCTCGTGCTGCACCAAGGAGAGGTTACGTGGATGATGGCTATGGCCAAAGATTTGAGAGGCCTCCCCCTCCGCCACCCTCTGCACACATGAGTTACCGTGAAGGACGACCCCGTGACTATGATGCCCTCTCTGGCTCAAAACGTTCTTATGCTTCCATT GATGATGTTCCTTCACGATATGCGGATACTAGTGCTCGTCAATCAAGAGCTCGTTTGGACTATGAATATGGTGGTAGTGGTTCTCAATATGGAGATGCTTATGGTGACAG GCTGGGAAGATCTAGTCTGGGGTATGGTGGAAGCAGCAGAAGTTCAATGTCTAGTCAGGATTCCCATGGGATGTATAGCAGTCGACAAGGCATGGGTTATGGTGGAG GTTCCTTTGGTAATAGTGATGTTGGTGGGATGTACTCATCAAGTTATGGTGGTGATTACATTTCACGAGGAAGTGAT GTTGGAGGCAGCTCATACTCAACTATGTATTCTGGCAGGGGTGTGGGTGGTAGTAGCAGTTACATGGGTGGTGGAGGTGGCTCCGGCTCTTATTATTAG
- the LOC112710208 gene encoding elongation factor 2 isoform X2 — translation MVKFTAEELRRIMDYKHNIRNMSVIAHVDHGKSTLTDSLVAAAGIIAQEVAGDVRMTDTRADEAERGITIKSTGISLYYEMSDEALKNYKGERQGNEYLINLIDSPGHVDFSSEVTAALRITDGALVVVDCIEGVCVQTETVLRQALGERIRPVLTVNKMDRCFLELQVDGEEAYQTFSRVIENANVIMATYEDPLLGDCQVYPEKGTVAFSAGLHGWAFTLTNFAKMYASKFGVDESKMMERLWGENFFDPATKKWTSKNTGSATCKRGFVQFCYEPIKQIINTCMNDQKDKLWPMLQKLGVTMKSDEKDLMGKALMKRVMQTWLPASTALLEMMIFHLPSPAKAQKYRVENLYEGPLDDQYAAAIRACDPEGPLMLYVSKMIPASDKGRFFAFGRVFSGRVSTGLKVRIMGPNYVPGEKKDLYVKSVQRTVIWMGKRQETVEDVPCGNTVAMVGLDQFITKNATLTNEKEVDAHPIRAMKFSVSPVVRVAVQCKVASDLPKLVEGLKRLAKSDPMVLCTIEESGEHIVAGAGELHLEICLKDLQEDFMGGAEIIKSDPVVSFRETVLERSCRTVMSKSPNKHNRLYMEARPMEDGLAEAIDDGKIGPRDDPKVRSKILSEEYGWDKDLAKKIWCFGPETTGPNMVVDMCKGVQYLNEIKDSVVAGFQWASKEGALAEENMRAICFEVCDVVLHADAIHRGGGQIIPTARRVFYASQLTAKPRLLEPVYLVEIQAPEQALGGIYSVLNQKRGHVFEEMQRPGTPLYNIKAYLPVIESFGFSSTLRAATSGQAFPQCVFDHWDMMSSDPLESGSQASQLVMDIRKRKGLKEQMTPLSEYEDKL, via the exons ATG GTGAAGTTCACAGCTGAAGAGCTCCGTCGTATTATGGACTACAAGCATAATATCCGTAACATGTCTGTGATTGCTCATGTCGATCACG GAAAATCAACTCTCACCGATTCTCTGGTGGCTGCTGCTGGAATTATTGCACAAGAAGTGGCAGGTGATGTCCGAATGACTGATACCCGGGCAGATGAAGCTGAGCGTGGTATTACAATCAAGTCTACTGGTATCTCTCTCTACTATGAAATGAGTGATGAAGCCCTCAAGAATTACAAGGGAGAACGCCAAGGAAACGAGTATCTCATCAATCTCATTGATTCACCCGGGCATGTCGATTTCTCATCAGAGGTTACTGCTGCTCTCCGTATTACTGACGGAGCTCTAGTGGTGGTGGATTGTATTGAAGGTGTCTGTGTGCAAACTGAAACTGTGCTGCGACAGGCCCTTGGAGAAAGGATTAGGCCTGTTCTGACTGTCAACAAGATGGACAGATGCTTCCTGGAGCTCCAGGTGGATGGAGAGGAGGCTTACCAGACCTTCTCAAGGGTTATTGAGAATGCCAATGTGATCATGGCTACATATGAAGATCCATTGCTTGGTGATTGCCAGGTATACCCAGAGAAAGGAACAGTTGCTTTCTCTGCTGGTTTGCACGGCTGGGCTTTTACCTTGACGAACTTCGCAAAAATGTATGCCTCAAAATTTGGTGTTGATGAATCAAAGATGATGGAAAGGCTCTGGGGTGAAAACTTCTTTGATCCTGCTACAAAGAAATGGACCAGCAAGAACACTGGTAGTGCTACATGTAAACGTGGGTTTGTCCAGTTCTGTTATGAGCCCATCAAGCAAATAATCAACACTTGTATGAATGACCAGAAGGATAAACTCTGGCCTATGTTGCAGAAGTTGGGAGTTACCATGAAGTCTGATGAGAAGGACTTGATGGGTAAAGCATTGATGAAACGTGTCATGCAAACCTGGCTCCCAGCAAGTACTGCACTCTTGGAAATGATGATATTTCACCTTCCCTCTCCAGCTAAGGCCCAAAAGTATCGTGTTGAGAATTTGTATGAGGGTCCCCTGGATGATCAATATGCTGCTGCAATTAGAGCCTGTGATCCTGAAGGCCCTCTAATGCTTTATGTCTCTAAGATGATTCCTGCATCTGACAAGGGTCGGTTCTTTGCTTTCGGCCGTGTTTTCTCTGGGAGGGTGTCAACTGGTCTGAAGGTCAGAATTATGGGACCAAATTACGTTCCTGGTGAGAAGAAAGACCTGTACGTGAAAAGTGTGCAGAGGACTGTCATTTGGATGGGAAAGAGGCAGGAAACAGTGGAGGATGTTCCTTGTGGTAACACAGTTGCCATGGTTGGTTTGGATCAATTTATCACAAAGAATGCCACATTGACAAATGAGAAGGAAGTGGATGCCCATCCGATCCGAGCCATGAAGTTTTCTGTCTCACCTGTTGTGCGTGTTGCTGTTCAGTGTAAGGTTGCATCTGATCTTCCTAAGCTTGTTGAAGGTCTCAAGAGGTTGGCCAAATCAGATCCTATGGTTCTCTGTACTATTGAGGAGTCAGGAGAGCACATTGTTGCTGGTGCCGGTGAGCTTCATTTAGAAATTTGCTTGAAGGACTTGCAAGAAGATTTCATGGGAGGAGCTGAGATCATCAAGTCTGACCCTGTTGTGTCTTTCCGTGAGACTGTTCTGGAGAGGTCATGCCGCACTGTCATGAGCAAGTCACCCAACAAGCACAACCGTCTCTATATGGAAGCTAGGCCAATGGAGGATGGTCTTGCAGAGGCCATTGATGATGGCAAGATTGGACCAAGAGATGATCCCAAAGTCCGCTCCAAGATCTTGTCTGAAGAGTATGGTTGGGACAAGGATCTTGCCAAGAAAATCTGGTGTTTTGGCCCTGAAACCACTGGACCCAAcatggtggttgatatgtgtaAGGGAGTCCAGTACTTGAATGAAATCAAGGACTCCGTGGTTGCAGGCTTCCAGTGGGCTTCAAAGGAAGGTGCTCTGGCCGAAGAAAACATGAGAGCTATCTGCTTTGAAGTCTGTGATGTTGTCCTTCATGCTGATGCTATCCATAGAGGTGGTGGTCAGATTATTCCTACTGCCAGGAGAGTCTTCTATGCTTCCCAGTTGACCGCCAAGCCCAGGCTTCTTGAGCCTGTCTACTTGGTTGAAATCCAAGCTCCTGAACAAGCTCTTGGCGGTATTTACAGTGTTCTGAACCAGAAGCGTGGACATGTGTTTGAGGAAATGCAGAGGCCTGGTACCCCGCTCTACAATATCAAGGCCTACCTCCCTGTCATTGAGTCCTTCGGATTCTCCAGCACCTTGAGAGCTGCAACTTCTGGTCAAGCTTTCCCACAATGTGTCTTTGATCATTGGGACATGATGTCTTCTGATCCATTGGAGTCCGGATCCCAAGCTTCACAACTGGTCATGGATATCCGCAAGAGGAAAGGTTTGAAGGAGCAAATGACCCCCCTCTCCGAGTACGAGGACAAGCTTTAA